In Colletotrichum destructivum chromosome 8, complete sequence, the following proteins share a genomic window:
- a CDS encoding Putative small ribosomal subunit protein uS5 has translation MADRGASAPRGGGGFGSRGGDRGRGRGRGRGRRGGKSEEKEWQPVTKLGRLVKAGKIQSMEEIYLHSLPIKEYQIVDFFLPKLKDEVMKIKPVQKQTRAGQRTRFKAIVLIGDSEGHVGLGIKTSKEVATAIRAAIIIAKLSVIPVRRGYWGTNLGTPHSLPTKESGKCGSVTVRLIPAPRGTGLVASPAVKRLLQLAGVEDAYTSSAGSTKTLENTLKATFVAVSNTYGFLTPNLWKETKLIRSPLEEYADTLREGKKY, from the exons ATGGCTGACCGTGGTGCAAGCGCCCcccgtggcggcggtggtttCGGATCCCGTGGCGGTGACCGTGGTCGTGGACGCGGCCGTGGTCGCGGACGTCGCGGCGGCAAgagcgaggagaaggagtgGCAGCCCGTCACCAAGCTCGGTCGTCTCGTGAAGGCCGGCAAGATCCAGTCCATGGAGGAGATCTACCTGCACTCCCTGCCCATCAAGGAGTACCAGATTGTCGACTTCTTCCTGCCCAAGCTCAAGGACGAGGTCATGAAG ATCAAGCCCGTCCAGAAGCAGACCCGTGCCGGTCAGCGCACGCGCTTCAAggccatcgtcctcatcggtGACTCCGAGGGCCACGTCGGTCTCGGTATCAAGACCTCCAAGGAAGTCGCTACCGCCATCCGCGctgccatcatcatcgccaagctCAGCGTCATCCCCGTCCGTCGCGGATACTGGGGCACCAACCTCGGTACCCCCCACTCCCTGCCCACCAAGGAGTCCGGCAAGTGCGGTTCCGTCACCGTTCGT CTCATTCCCGCCCCCCGCGGTACCGGCCTCGTTGCCTCCCCCGCCGTCAAGCGTCTCCTCCAGCTTGCTGGTGTTGAGGACGCCTACACCTCGTCCGCCGGTTCCACCAAGACGCTCGAGAACACCCTCAAGGCCaccttcgtcgccgtctccaaCACCTACGGCTTCCTTACTCCCAACCTGTGGAAGGAGACCAAGCTCATCAGATCCCCTCTCGAGGAGTACGCGGACACCCTCCGCGAGGGCAAGAAGTACTAG
- a CDS encoding Putative Rhodanese-like domain, sulfurtransferase TST/MPST, whose amino-acid sequence MVTIAILRPARAARLSQWNAPSSFKAAGATFTSRRSLSSYLVTPKELNEALKKNPPSKISPEPRTIPLCASWFLPNDGRTGIEVFRQQRIPKARFFDLDKVIDRHSEYPHMLPSAKDFAAAMSELGIRKEDTVVVYDTKELGIFSAPRVGWTLKIFGHPKVHVLNNFKLWVEEGLPTESGELYNVECYTYPIPKVDESKVVDFEEVREIALDHNKEGAEGVQIIDARSPGRFTGKDPEPRPGLSSGHMPGSINIPFNAVLDPETKAFYPAEKLRQIFQERGVDPEKPIISSCGTGVTACVIETALEEAGWGSPEKRRVYDGSWTEWAQRVKPSDSLIRKDE is encoded by the exons ATGGTTACGATTGCTATTCTCCGACCGGCGCGCGCTGCGAGGCTCTCGCAGTGGAATGCACCCTCCTCCTTCAAGGCCGCCGGTGCTACCTTCACCTCGCGCcgttccctctcctcctACCTCGTCACTCCCAAGGAGCTGAACGAGGCCCTCAAGAAGAACCCGCCCTCCAAGATCAGCCCCGAGCCGCGCACCATCCCGCTGTGCGCCTCCTGGTTCCTCCCCAACGATGGTCGCACCGGCATCGAGGTGTTCCGCCAGCAGCGGATTCCCAAGGCCCGtttcttcgacctcgacaaggtcatcgacCGCCACAGCGAGTACCCGCACATGCTGCCCTCGGCCAAGGACTTCGCCGCGGCCATGAGCGAGCTGGGTATTCGCAAGGAGGACACGGTCGTCGTCTACGACACCAAGGAGCTGGGCATCTTCAGCGCCCCGCGCGTCGGCTGGACCCTCAAGATCTTTGGCCATCCCAAGGTCCACGTCCTCAACAACTTCAAGCTCTGGGTCGAAGAGGGCCTGCCCACCGAGTCGGGCGAGCTCTACAACGTCGAGTGCTATACCTACCCGATCCCCAAGGTGGACGAATCCAAGGTCGTCGACTTTGAGGAGGTGCGCGAGATCGCGCTGGACCACAACaaggagggcgccgagggtgTGCAGATTATCGACGCCCGCTCGCCCGGCCGCTTCACCGGCAAGGACCCGGAGCCGAGACCCGGTCTGTCCTCCGGCCACATGCCGGGCTCCATCAACATCCCCTTCAATGCAGTTCTGGAccccgagaccaaggccTTCTAcccggccgagaagctgaGGCAGATCTTCCAGGAGAGGGGCGTCGACCCCGAGAAGCCCATCATCTCAAGTTGCGGAACTGGCGTCACCGCCTGTGTTATCGAGACGGctctcgaggaggccggaTGGGGCTCGCCCGAAAAGCGCAGAGTCTACGACGGAAGCTGGAC TGAGTGGGCGCAGCGGGTCAAGCCCTCGGATTCGTTGATCAGAAAGGACGAGTAG
- a CDS encoding Putative Zinc finger, RING-type, which yields MKVKITRWNTVATWRWDIPEDDVCGICQVHFDGTCPTCKYPGDDCSLLSGKCGHNFHMHCILEWIKQDAAKGQCPMCRQKFEWTDQTNETVET from the exons ATGAAGGTCAAAATCACCCGGTGGAATACCGTCGCGACGTGGCGGTGGGACATCCCAGAGGACGACGTCTGTGGCATCTGCCAAGTCCACTTTGATGGCACATGTCCGACCTGCAAATACCCCGGCGATGACTGCAGCCTCT TGTCCGGCAAGTGTGGACACAACTTCCATATG CACTGCATCTTGGAGTGGATCAAGCAGGACGCGGCAAAGGGCCAGTGCCCCATGTGTCGTCAAA AATTCGAGTGGACGGACCAGACGAACGAGACAGTTGAGACATAG
- a CDS encoding Putative target SNARE coiled-coil domain, syntaxin domain-containing protein, whose amino-acid sequence MAQYGYVSLSHGADGTHDDEYDLSDRGVLTDTGRYGGRQNPFDQRDDGPGGYGGAPAPSPYGGGNRYNNQGPTMGRDLDGTNVEMESLAQNASGFGQSDPNAILNECRSIDQGIDQIEANLNQLRMLQERTLTDADTSASSSTARQLDALSSETMTMYRSLTDRVRTVKSSPDGQTPRNSPQVGRVDRRLKGAIQQYQQVESAFRKRTQDQMARQYRIVRPDADEREVREAVEDAGAGAQIFQQAVMQSGRQAQANAVLNAVQDRQAALQKIEQQMVELAQLFQDMDVLVVQQEAAVTQIEQKGEEVVENLDKGNQEIGVAVNTARKTRKKKWWCLGICVLIIIIIVAVVAIYFTVIKPQQPASKPAKRSIQLPEFSVTVPIDTGAAHPQLFKTTSRIMRRMVRPGATWEPTANAQDTALISRFGGKVDMPAARN is encoded by the exons ATGGCGCAGTACGGGTatgtttctctctctcacggAGCCGACGGGAcacacgacgacgagtacgacCTTTCCGATCGCGGAGTACTGACAGACACGGGTAGATACGGTGGTCGCCAGAACCCCTTTGACCAGCGGGATGATGGTCCGGGAGGATATGGAGGTGCTCCCGCCCCTTCTCCCTATGGCGGTGGGAACAGATACAACAACCAGGGACCAACTATGGGTAGGGACCTTGACG GAACCAACGTTGAGATGGAATCCCTCGCCCAGAACGCAAGCGGCTTCGGCCAGTCGGACCCTAACGCGATCCTCAACGAGTGCCGCTCCATCGACCAAGGAATCGACCAGATCGAGGCCAATCTGAACCAACTGCGCATGCTGCAGGAGCGCACGCTCACCGATGCCGAcacgtcggccagctcctccaccGCGCGCCAGCTCGATGCCCTGTCCTCCGAGACCATGACTATGTACCGCTCCCTCACCGACCGCGTGCGCACCGTCAAGTCCAGCCCCGACGGCCAAACCCCCAGGAACTCGCCGCAGGTCGGCCGCGTCGACCGTCGTCTCAAGGGCGCCATCCAGCAGTACCAGCAGGTCGAATCCGCCTTCCGCAAGCGTACCCAGGACCAGATGGCCCGCCAGTACAGAATCGTCCGccccgatgccgacgagCGCGAGGTCCGCGAGGCTGTCGAGGATGCCGGTGCCGGAGCCCAGATCTTCCAGCAAGCCGTCATGCAGAGCGGTCGCCAAGCCCAGGCTAATGCCGTGCTCAACGCCGTTCAAGACCGCCAGGCCGCCCTGCAGAAGATTGAGCAGCAAATGGTTGAGCTCGCACAGCTGTTCCAGGACATGGACGTGCTGGTTGTCCAGCAGGAGGCTGCCGTTACCCAGATCGAGcagaagggcgaggaggtcgtcgagaatCTCGACAAGGGCAATCAAGAGATTGGGGTTGCAGTCAACACGGCGCGCAAGACCCGCAAGAAGAAGTGGTGGTGCCTGGGTATCTGCG tcctcatcatcatcatcatcgtcgccgtcgtcgccatctACTTTACCGTCATCAAGCCCCAACAGCCCGCCAGTAAGCCCGCCAAGCGCAGTATCCAGCTGCCAGAATTCTCCGTCACCGTGCCGATCGACACTGGTGCCGCACACCCGCAGCTGTTCAAGACGACGAGCCGAATCATGCGCCGCATGGTCCGGCCGGGTGCCACATGGGAGCCGACCGCTAACGCACAAGACACCGCTCTCATTTCGCGTttcggcggcaaggtcgacatGCCTGCCGCCCGAAACTAG
- a CDS encoding Putative MEMO1 family protein, which produces MAPPRDTRQPGKQGEWYLGDAKKLREQLDGFLADVPDQIDGNALPVPGARVIIAPHAGYTYSGATAAWAYKALDLSKAKRVFLLGPSHTFYLADCAVTGYSNYGTPWGNLRVDRQVVDRLRDELDIPKIPTANDDREHSLEMHLPYLWVRLEQTFGASPDAFPPVVPILIGDNDEAGEKAVGKWLAEYLRDPDNAFIVSSDFCHWGRHFDYTVYSPDGTLDSLRKLRPVGPAPEGPPIHETIKLVDDLAIEAIGTGSHGSFYNNLKQTKNTVCGRHPIGVTMAALEELGGGHRFKFIQYQRSNLVTAPGDTSVSYVSAYAVV; this is translated from the exons atggcgccgcccagaGACACCCGCCAGCCCGGCAAACAGGGTGAGTGGTACCTAGGTGACGCAAAGAAGCTCCGCGAACAGCTTGATggcttcctcgccgacgtcccCGACCAGATCGACGGCAACGCGCTCCCCGTGCCTGGCGCCCGTGTCATCATCGCCCC CCACGCGGGTTACACCTACTCGGGCGCTACGGCGGCGTGGGCATACAAGGCTCTCGACTTAAGCAAGGCGAAGCGTGTCTTTCTCCTCGGGCCCTCGCACACATTCTATCTCGCCGACTGCGCCGTCACGGGTTACTCCAACTATGGCACGCCGTGGGGCAACCTCCGCGTGGATCGGCAGGTCGTTGACCGCCTCCGCGACGAGCTTGACATTCCCAAGATCCCGaccgccaacgacgacaggGAGCACTCATTGGAGATGCACCTGCCCTACCTCTGGGTCCGCCTCGAACAGACCTTCGGCGCTTCGCCCGACGCCTTCCCGCCCGTCGTGCCGATTCTCATCGGTGACAatgacgaggccggcgagaaggccgtgGGGAAGTGGTTGGCCGAGTACCTCCGGGACCCGGACAAcgccttcatcgtcagcTCCGACTTCTGCCACTGGGGCCGGCACTTTGACTACACGGTGTACTCCCCGGACGGCACGCTCGACAGCCTGCGTAAGTTGCGGCCGGTGGGCCCCGCGCCCGAGGGGCCTCCGATCCACGAGACGATCAAGCTGGTGGACGACCTGGCGATCGAGGCCATTGGGACGGGTAGCCACGGAAGCTTCTACAACAACTTGAAGCAGACGAAGAATACGGTGTGCGGGCGGCACCCGATCGGGGTCACGATggcggcgctcgaggagctcggcggcgggcacCGGTTCAAGTTCATCCAGTACCAGCGCAGCAACCtggtgacggcgccgggcgaCACGAGCGTGAGCTACGTCTCGGCGTACGCCGTGGTATGA